In one Nicotiana tomentosiformis chromosome 6, ASM39032v3, whole genome shotgun sequence genomic region, the following are encoded:
- the LOC104090307 gene encoding uncharacterized protein — protein sequence MASNLGPAYAYTVVYVKDVAKSVAFYAKAFGYNVRRLDDNRKWGELESGATTIAFTPIHQHETDDLTGQVQTPHSRDDRQPVELCFDYVDIDAAYKRAVENGAVAVSEPEEKKWGQKVGYVRDLDGNIVRMGSHVDPK from the exons atggcATCAAACTTGGGGCCAGCATATGCATATACAGTGGTGTATGTTAAAGACGTTGCAAAATCTGTCGCTTTTTATGCTAAAGCCTTTGGCTACAACGTTCGCCGCTTAGACGATAATCGCAA ATGgggagaattggagagtggagcTACCACAATAGCATTCACGCCTATCCATCAGCACGAGACAGATGACTTAACGGGTCAGGTCCAGACTCCTCATTCCAGGGACGATAGACAACCCGTTGAACTTTGCTTTGATTATGTAGACATCGATGCTGCCTACAAG AGGGCAGTGGAAAATGGGGCAGTTGCGGTGAGCGAGCCTGAGGAGAAGAAATGGGGACAGAAAGTTGGATATGTACGAGATCTTGATGGTAACATCGTTAGAATGGGAAGCCACGTCGATCCTAAATAG